One Leptolyngbyaceae cyanobacterium DNA window includes the following coding sequences:
- the petA gene encoding apocytochrome f: MKKVRLLSRGSKWAIGKIAVLAIATFALFFASDLVLPQSAAAYPFWAQATAPETPREPTGRIVCANCHLAAKPAEVELPQSVLPDTVFEAVVKIPYDLSAQQVLGDGSKGGLNVGAVLMLPEGFKIAPEDRIPEEMKEKVEGLYYQTYKEGQDNVVIIGPLPGEQYQEIVFPVLSPNPATDKNIHFGKYPVHLGANRGRGQVYPAGNKSNNNVYNASVGGTVTKIAPVEDGGYEVTIQTEDGKTVVEAIPAGPELLVSEGQPVNSGDALTNNPNVGGFGQDDGEIVLQDANRIKWLILFFIGIMLSQTFLVLKKKQIEKVQAAEMNF; encoded by the coding sequence ATGAAAAAAGTTCGTTTACTGTCACGCGGTAGCAAATGGGCGATCGGTAAAATCGCAGTATTAGCGATCGCAACATTTGCACTCTTCTTTGCCAGCGATTTAGTACTCCCTCAATCCGCCGCCGCCTACCCCTTCTGGGCGCAAGCAACCGCCCCAGAAACACCCCGCGAACCCACCGGACGGATCGTTTGTGCCAACTGTCACCTAGCAGCTAAACCCGCCGAAGTAGAATTACCCCAATCCGTTCTACCCGACACCGTATTTGAAGCTGTAGTCAAAATTCCTTATGACCTCAGCGCTCAACAAGTACTCGGCGACGGTTCCAAAGGCGGCTTAAACGTCGGTGCCGTCCTCATGTTGCCCGAAGGCTTCAAAATCGCTCCGGAAGATAGAATTCCGGAAGAAATGAAAGAAAAAGTCGAAGGACTTTATTACCAAACATACAAAGAAGGCCAAGATAACGTCGTTATTATTGGGCCATTACCGGGCGAACAATACCAAGAAATCGTTTTCCCTGTACTCTCCCCCAACCCCGCAACCGATAAAAACATCCACTTCGGTAAATACCCCGTTCACTTAGGCGCTAACCGGGGACGCGGACAAGTTTACCCCGCAGGTAACAAGAGCAACAACAACGTTTACAACGCTTCCGTCGGCGGCACCGTTACTAAAATTGCCCCAGTTGAAGATGGCGGCTACGAAGTAACCATTCAAACCGAAGATGGCAAAACCGTTGTCGAAGCCATCCCCGCAGGCCCAGAATTGCTCGTCTCGGAAGGCCAACCAGTAAACTCTGGCGACGCCCTGACTAACAACCCCAACGTAGGTGGATTCGGTCAAGATGACGGCGAAATCGTTCTCCAAGACGCCAATCGCATTAAATGGCTGATCCTGTTCTTCATCGGCATCATGCTATCTCAAACCTTCCTCGTACTGAAGAAGAAACAAATCGAGAAAGTGCAAGCCGCCGAAATGAACTTCTAG
- a CDS encoding DUF3067 family protein, producing the protein MTGQELRQILLDKWGYSFDVQVRRSQGKIFLQVMWKYLEQASFPLSEAEYIAHLDTIASYIQAWNNAAQVQKYIEQTKERPRLGKAVNIPIELGERSSEWFI; encoded by the coding sequence ATGACAGGACAGGAGTTACGTCAGATTTTACTTGATAAGTGGGGATACTCTTTCGATGTGCAGGTGCGGCGCAGTCAGGGCAAGATTTTCCTGCAAGTGATGTGGAAATATCTCGAACAAGCTTCTTTTCCTCTTTCAGAAGCGGAATATATCGCTCATTTGGATACGATTGCCAGTTATATCCAAGCTTGGAATAACGCTGCCCAGGTGCAAAAATATATCGAACAGACGAAAGAGCGTCCCCGTCTGGGTAAAGCGGTGAACATTCCGATTGAATTGGGGGAGCGTTCGTCGGAATGGTTTATTTAA
- a CDS encoding cytochrome b6-f complex iron-sulfur subunit, with amino-acid sequence MAQVSGSADVPDMGRRQFMNLLTFGTITGTALGALYPVVKYFIPPSAGGSGGGAIAKDALGNDLIVSEYLQTHNPGDHSLAQGLKGDPTYVVVTDERAIGDFGINAICTHLGCVVPWNVAENKFKCPCHGSQYDSNGKVVRGPAPLSLALVHATVTADDKINFTPWTETDFRTGEAPWWA; translated from the coding sequence ATGGCTCAAGTTTCGGGATCAGCTGACGTACCCGATATGGGGCGTCGTCAGTTTATGAATTTGCTAACATTTGGCACCATCACGGGAACGGCTTTAGGAGCCTTATATCCCGTTGTCAAATATTTTATTCCCCCATCTGCTGGTGGTAGTGGTGGTGGCGCGATCGCAAAAGACGCTCTGGGCAACGACCTGATTGTGAGCGAATATTTGCAGACTCACAACCCAGGCGACCACTCCCTTGCTCAAGGACTCAAAGGCGACCCCACCTACGTTGTGGTTACCGATGAAAGAGCCATTGGAGATTTTGGCATCAACGCCATCTGTACCCACTTGGGTTGCGTCGTACCTTGGAACGTTGCCGAGAACAAATTTAAATGTCCTTGCCACGGTTCACAATACGACAGCAACGGTAAGGTAGTGCGCGGGCCAGCCCCCCTATCTCTGGCACTGGTTCATGCCACCGTGACAGCAGACGACAAGATTAACTTTACGCCTTGGACGGAAACCGACTTCCGCACTGGCGAAGCACCTTGGTGGGCTTAA
- a CDS encoding DUF4335 domain-containing protein encodes MYSANSLLRRYTPPTCTLEIAAKGSPLTRWFGRPLLEKLQFSLNFDDPRMPEHKRATVRGDKTQLDALCEVVQNYVQNFLDQSPDRLNASFLAPTFTDPDPELANGLTDPPATLELNQLNSAETQQTQLQPSHSPESNYPASESQNSLSSATNTEANPHSAPLEIHQETGIYLQQNGLLSHDLFLGSLATEESGPIIHLTLLQLFDLATALDEYSSDLLTLPNLNRPAAIKTLPPWAKIAAAVLVTVGIGTVAYQIIDRQTTDQPATTAINPETTPNEQPPIAAVPAPLETPGVPSPPVSSSQTLPPPPTTTTTPSPGATPPATPGVLPSLNGTSPPTSPLGPTPGATPPAGSPVPPTASSPTAQTNQPPAASPSPGSELYKLPANAASSQPRSTNNQRANVQILPSQTTTRPQPQQQVAAQPRVALTPPSPTLTPPPPAPSPPPLVAPPAPKPGDPLPGSGEQIALNPSPRQQPAPRPAPAPKLTNTPAPTATVDRAFSDVYQRQQGTENSPSVSGATASGTEKTPEIAAMPRQNATTAEQLPAASSSLTSRSNPNPLPTAETNANTLFDTIPQVAEARKYFQNRWQPPNSLTQRLEYSLALNADGSIRQIIPLGQVAETYLDRTEMPLIGESFVSPVDGKRTPKIRIVLNPNGKVDTFLESLD; translated from the coding sequence ATGTATTCCGCCAACTCACTTCTGCGACGCTACACGCCCCCCACCTGCACCCTGGAAATTGCGGCCAAAGGTTCTCCCCTCACTCGTTGGTTTGGTCGCCCTTTATTGGAAAAACTACAGTTTTCGTTAAATTTTGACGATCCCCGAATGCCAGAACACAAAAGAGCCACCGTTCGGGGTGATAAAACCCAGTTAGACGCTCTGTGTGAAGTAGTACAAAATTACGTCCAAAATTTTCTCGACCAATCTCCCGATCGATTAAATGCCTCTTTTTTAGCTCCCACATTCACAGATCCCGACCCAGAACTTGCCAACGGTTTGACCGACCCTCCTGCTACCTTAGAACTCAATCAATTAAATAGTGCGGAAACTCAACAAACCCAACTACAGCCATCTCATTCCCCAGAAAGCAACTACCCAGCCAGCGAATCTCAAAACTCATTATCATCTGCAACCAATACCGAAGCGAACCCTCACTCCGCACCGCTAGAAATTCATCAAGAAACTGGTATTTACCTACAACAAAACGGTTTGCTTTCTCACGACCTCTTTTTAGGTTCCCTAGCCACAGAAGAATCCGGGCCAATTATTCATCTCACTTTACTGCAATTATTCGATCTAGCTACTGCGCTGGATGAATACTCATCCGACTTGCTAACGTTACCCAATCTCAATCGCCCAGCCGCCATCAAAACACTACCCCCTTGGGCGAAAATTGCCGCCGCAGTTTTAGTGACCGTAGGTATCGGTACAGTTGCTTACCAAATAATCGATCGCCAAACTACAGACCAACCAGCCACGACCGCGATTAATCCAGAAACAACCCCCAACGAACAGCCACCAATAGCTGCCGTTCCCGCACCTTTAGAAACACCCGGAGTCCCTTCTCCACCAGTATCTTCCTCCCAAACCCTACCGCCTCCACCAACTACCACCACCACTCCCAGTCCGGGCGCGACCCCCCCTGCGACCCCCGGAGTCCTTCCCAGTTTGAACGGAACTTCTCCCCCCACTTCTCCTCTGGGTCCCACCCCAGGCGCAACACCTCCTGCTGGTTCTCCCGTACCACCTACCGCTAGTAGCCCAACTGCACAAACCAACCAACCGCCTGCGGCTTCTCCTTCCCCCGGCTCAGAACTATACAAACTACCCGCAAATGCTGCTTCTTCTCAGCCCAGAAGTACTAATAATCAAAGAGCAAACGTTCAAATATTGCCATCCCAAACCACCACTCGCCCTCAACCTCAACAGCAAGTAGCGGCTCAACCAAGAGTTGCGCTAACGCCTCCTTCCCCTACTCTCACGCCCCCACCACCAGCACCATCGCCACCTCCCTTAGTCGCTCCTCCGGCTCCCAAACCAGGCGATCCCTTACCGGGATCGGGAGAACAAATTGCTCTCAACCCTTCACCCCGCCAGCAACCTGCCCCTCGTCCGGCACCAGCACCGAAACTTACTAATACTCCGGCACCAACCGCTACTGTTGACCGTGCTTTTTCTGATGTGTACCAACGACAACAGGGAACGGAAAACTCACCTTCTGTTTCGGGAGCAACTGCTTCTGGCACTGAAAAAACGCCTGAAATTGCTGCTATGCCCAGACAGAACGCTACTACCGCAGAACAACTGCCAGCAGCAAGTTCGTCCCTCACTTCTCGATCGAACCCGAACCCTCTTCCCACCGCAGAAACAAACGCCAATACTTTATTTGATACGATTCCCCAGGTAGCGGAAGCCAGAAAATATTTCCAAAATCGCTGGCAACCACCAAATAGCCTAACTCAGCGTTTAGAGTATAGTTTGGCACTTAATGCTGATGGCTCCATCCGACAAATTATTCCGTTAGGACAAGTAGCGGAAACTTATTTAGATCGCACGGAAATGCCTTTAATCGGTGAGTCTTTTGTTTCTCCCGTTGATGGAAAACGCACGCCTAAAATTCGGATAGTTCTCAATCCGAATGGCAAAGTTGATACATTCTTAGAATCTTTAGATTGA
- a CDS encoding HpsJ family protein yields MNELPEIEWRTTSLIRVAGYGLLLLAAFDYVNIFIPSRFTNPVWEFQMMAELIEKSPVPLIGLVFVFYGKDEFRREIENIFLRILSWFCLVVAILYIVLIPLGVNNTIRINNLNNSQINNQLSQQLGQLQQVTTRLNEASSQQNIANLYNAITRQNLPPNINNPEELKKRLLSEVEATRNRVQMEAETTRKNQKINLLKNSVKWNLGAIICGVLFMMVWRITNWAR; encoded by the coding sequence ATGAATGAATTGCCGGAAATTGAATGGCGAACTACTTCTTTAATCCGCGTAGCGGGATATGGTTTATTATTATTAGCAGCTTTTGACTACGTTAATATTTTTATTCCTTCACGTTTTACCAATCCGGTATGGGAATTTCAGATGATGGCAGAATTGATAGAAAAATCGCCTGTCCCTTTGATAGGGCTGGTATTTGTATTTTATGGTAAAGATGAATTTCGCAGAGAAATTGAAAATATTTTCTTGAGAATTTTATCTTGGTTTTGCTTAGTGGTTGCCATATTGTATATAGTGCTAATACCGTTGGGAGTAAATAACACGATCAGAATCAATAATTTAAATAATTCCCAAATAAATAATCAACTTTCCCAACAACTTGGCCAACTTCAACAAGTTACTACCAGACTAAATGAAGCTTCGTCTCAACAAAATATAGCTAATCTTTATAATGCGATTACTCGTCAAAATCTTCCGCCAAATATTAACAATCCCGAAGAACTGAAAAAACGACTTTTATCAGAAGTCGAGGCAACTCGAAATCGAGTGCAAATGGAAGCTGAAACTACGCGCAAAAATCAAAAGATTAACCTTCTGAAGAATTCTGTTAAATGGAATTTAGGTGCTATTATATGCGGTGTTTTGTTTATGATGGTTTGGAGAATTACTAATTGGGCACGTTAA
- the crtA gene encoding cyanoexosortase A: protein MKFALLLYFQQARYWLLAILGALIVINLQLNWRFTTNLSQLTISIFFWVAALSLIYKKRHNLKLESDFFSTIMGILLIVWVLVRNANQTSNDDILQYLSPFFSAIGVALLASGIKEIKQYWQPLITVFFLSLPNLTIINLMEKTMKISLLSAKICNFVLWYLGFPVYRQGVIVILPKGAIEIYAGCAGIDIIILLLQLSVIFFFFFNCKTYQKLLLPMVAIALALVVNSGRLVWMALLVNSSNQAAFDYWHGAEGAQIFCNISIVLFGIACHFFIRQNDQKMTT, encoded by the coding sequence ATGAAATTTGCACTACTGCTTTATTTCCAACAAGCAAGATATTGGTTATTAGCTATATTAGGTGCATTAATTGTCATCAACCTTCAATTAAACTGGCGATTTACAACCAACCTTTCCCAATTAACCATTAGTATTTTCTTTTGGGTTGCTGCATTATCCCTAATTTATAAAAAACGCCATAACCTTAAATTAGAAAGCGATTTTTTTTCAACTATAATGGGGATATTATTAATTGTTTGGGTGCTGGTTCGCAATGCAAATCAGACCAGTAATGATGATATCTTACAATACTTATCACCTTTTTTCTCAGCTATAGGAGTTGCTTTACTAGCTTCTGGAATTAAAGAAATAAAACAATATTGGCAGCCATTAATAACAGTCTTTTTCTTAAGCTTACCAAACTTAACCATAATAAATCTCATGGAGAAGACTATGAAAATTAGCCTTCTCAGTGCCAAGATTTGCAATTTCGTTCTTTGGTACTTAGGATTTCCAGTTTACCGCCAAGGCGTCATAGTTATTTTACCGAAAGGAGCTATTGAAATATACGCAGGCTGCGCTGGTATCGATATTATTATTTTACTGCTACAACTTTCAGTAATATTTTTTTTCTTTTTTAATTGCAAAACCTACCAAAAATTATTATTACCGATGGTAGCTATTGCCTTAGCATTGGTAGTTAATAGTGGGCGATTGGTTTGGATGGCTCTTTTGGTTAATTCTTCTAACCAAGCAGCTTTTGATTATTGGCACGGAGCAGAAGGAGCGCAAATATTTTGTAACATTTCTATAGTACTTTTTGGAATAGCGTGTCATTTTTTTATCCGGCAAAATGACCAAAAAATGACTACTTAA
- the menB gene encoding 1,4-dihydroxy-2-naphthoyl-CoA synthase: protein MQVEWQTAKTYEDILYHKMDGIAKITINRPHKRNAFRPKTVFELYDAFCDAREDSSIGVVLFTGAGPHTDGKYAFCAGGDQSVRGTGGYVGDDGVPRLNVLDLQRLIRSMPKVVIALVAGYAIGGGHVLHIICDLTIAADNAIFGQTGPKVGSFDGGFGASYLARIVGQKKAREIWYLCRQYDAKQAVEMGLVNCVVPVEELEAEGIKWANEILEKSPIAIRCLKAAFNADCDGQAGLQELAGNATLLYYMTEEGAEGKQAFLDKRKPDFRQYPWLP, encoded by the coding sequence ATGCAAGTTGAATGGCAAACTGCCAAAACCTACGAAGATATCCTATATCACAAAATGGACGGCATCGCGAAAATTACGATTAACCGTCCTCACAAGCGGAATGCTTTTCGCCCGAAAACGGTGTTTGAACTTTATGATGCTTTTTGTGATGCCCGTGAAGATAGCAGTATCGGAGTAGTGCTTTTTACTGGTGCTGGGCCTCATACTGATGGTAAGTATGCTTTTTGTGCGGGTGGCGATCAAAGCGTGCGGGGAACGGGCGGCTATGTGGGCGATGATGGAGTGCCGCGTTTGAATGTGTTGGATTTGCAACGGTTGATTCGATCGATGCCGAAGGTGGTGATTGCGCTGGTGGCTGGATATGCGATCGGTGGCGGTCACGTACTGCATATTATCTGCGATTTGACAATAGCAGCAGATAATGCAATTTTCGGTCAAACTGGCCCAAAAGTAGGCAGCTTTGATGGGGGATTTGGTGCTAGTTATTTAGCCAGAATTGTGGGGCAGAAAAAGGCACGAGAAATTTGGTATTTGTGCCGTCAATATGATGCGAAACAAGCTGTAGAAATGGGTTTAGTTAATTGCGTGGTGCCAGTGGAGGAGTTGGAAGCGGAAGGGATTAAATGGGCAAATGAAATATTAGAAAAAAGTCCGATCGCAATTCGCTGTTTGAAGGCAGCTTTTAATGCTGATTGTGATGGACAAGCGGGTTTACAAGAGTTAGCAGGAAATGCCACTTTACTCTATTAC
- a CDS encoding DUF3038 domain-containing protein — translation MCSLYIVESMRSKALSPTPTPDWEDLTSHIAPDSTQLDNIKTQLDLVLLALEALAGIGSEEMLAAAAYLNLESMVSDRVSLWRLRQSSPLRKGQGGRKKLDVEEARSLVLISCHLAKQYQELIRRAVGLLEQLTEQNQKPHQVALLGDYIDTFSNKYQERMENGDNYTPEFLMHLALKLLIDLLFYSSPGGHRRLWLALLGKSQK, via the coding sequence GTGTGTTCTCTTTATATTGTTGAAAGTATGCGATCGAAAGCATTATCCCCGACCCCAACTCCCGACTGGGAAGATTTAACCTCCCACATCGCCCCCGACTCAACTCAATTAGATAACATCAAAACCCAACTGGATTTAGTTTTGTTAGCGTTAGAAGCGTTAGCAGGAATCGGTTCGGAAGAGATGCTCGCAGCAGCCGCTTACCTAAATCTGGAATCAATGGTGAGCGATCGAGTTTCCTTGTGGCGTTTGCGCCAGTCCAGCCCTTTAAGGAAAGGACAGGGAGGGCGGAAAAAGCTAGATGTAGAAGAAGCGCGATCGCTAGTTTTAATCAGTTGTCACCTAGCCAAACAGTACCAAGAACTGATCCGTCGCGCTGTCGGTCTCCTAGAGCAGCTAACCGAACAAAACCAAAAACCCCATCAAGTCGCTCTGCTAGGAGATTATATCGATACCTTTAGCAACAAATATCAAGAGCGCATGGAAAATGGAGACAATTATACCCCTGAGTTCCTGATGCACCTTGCCCTTAAACTGCTAATCGATTTGCTCTTTTATAGCAGTCCGGGGGGGCATCGGCGTCTTTGGTTAGCACTCCTGGGCAAAAGTCAAAAATAA
- a CDS encoding glycoside hydrolase family 57 protein, translating into MAIGYLALVLHAHLPFVRHPESDYVLEEEWLYEAITETYVPLLLMFEGLKRDGIDFKITMSLTPPLVSMLRDPLLQERYDKHLAQLQELAEKEIDHHQHNGHLRYLAEYYAKEFQTTRKVWESYQGDLVTAFKQYQDSNNLEIITCGATHGYLPLMKIYPQAVWAQIKVACEHYEENFGCPPRGMWLPECAYYNGLERMLADAGLRYFLIDGHGIIYGKPRARYGTYAPVFTESGIAAYGRDHESAHQVWSSQLGYPGDPEYREFYKDLGWEAEYEYIKPYIMPNGQRKNIGIKYHKITGRGLGLADKTLYDPYWARQKAAEHAGNFMYNRERQVQHLYNVMERPPIIVSPYDAELFGHWWYEGPWFLDFLFRKTWHDQSTYAMTHLADYLRTHPQQQVVRLAQSSWGFKGFHEYWLNDTNSWIYPYLHKAAERMIELGKIEAANELEYRALNQAARELLLAQSSDWAFIMRTGTMVPYAVRRTRSHLRRFNKLYEDIKAGKIDSGWLSKVEAIDNIFPNINYQVYQPL; encoded by the coding sequence ATGGCTATCGGCTATCTCGCTCTTGTCCTCCACGCCCACTTGCCCTTCGTTCGACACCCCGAAAGTGACTACGTATTGGAAGAAGAGTGGCTTTATGAAGCCATTACGGAAACCTATGTCCCTTTACTACTCATGTTTGAGGGATTAAAGCGAGATGGGATTGACTTTAAAATTACGATGAGCTTGACGCCTCCTTTGGTGTCAATGTTACGCGATCCTTTATTGCAAGAGCGCTACGATAAGCATTTAGCCCAGCTACAAGAGTTGGCGGAAAAGGAAATCGACCATCATCAACATAACGGTCATCTTCGGTACTTAGCTGAATATTACGCTAAAGAATTTCAAACTACCCGTAAGGTTTGGGAAAGCTATCAAGGGGATTTAGTCACTGCTTTTAAGCAGTACCAGGATAGCAATAACTTAGAAATCATTACTTGTGGCGCTACTCATGGCTATTTGCCTTTAATGAAAATTTATCCTCAAGCAGTTTGGGCGCAAATTAAAGTAGCCTGCGAACACTACGAGGAAAATTTTGGCTGTCCTCCGAGAGGAATGTGGTTGCCGGAGTGTGCTTACTATAACGGACTAGAGCGAATGCTGGCGGATGCTGGTTTGCGCTATTTTCTGATTGACGGACATGGCATTATTTACGGTAAGCCCCGCGCGCGCTACGGTACTTATGCACCGGTGTTTACAGAGTCAGGTATCGCTGCTTACGGTCGCGACCACGAATCCGCTCATCAGGTCTGGTCTTCTCAATTAGGATATCCAGGCGACCCGGAATATCGAGAATTTTATAAGGATTTGGGTTGGGAAGCAGAATACGAATATATTAAACCTTACATCATGCCCAATGGTCAGCGCAAAAATATCGGTATTAAGTATCACAAAATAACTGGTCGGGGATTGGGTTTAGCTGATAAAACTCTTTATGACCCTTATTGGGCAAGGCAAAAGGCAGCCGAACACGCGGGTAACTTTATGTATAACCGGGAGCGGCAAGTCCAGCATCTATATAATGTAATGGAACGTCCGCCCATCATTGTTTCACCCTACGATGCGGAGTTGTTCGGTCACTGGTGGTACGAGGGCCCTTGGTTTTTGGATTTCCTGTTCCGCAAAACTTGGCACGACCAAAGTACCTATGCCATGACTCATTTAGCAGATTATTTACGCACTCATCCTCAGCAACAAGTTGTTCGTCTGGCTCAATCTAGTTGGGGTTTTAAAGGTTTTCACGAATATTGGCTCAACGATACTAATTCTTGGATTTATCCCTACTTGCACAAAGCGGCAGAACGGATGATCGAGTTGGGAAAAATAGAAGCTGCTAATGAGTTGGAATATCGTGCCCTCAATCAAGCGGCGCGAGAATTGCTCTTGGCCCAATCTTCTGACTGGGCGTTTATCATGCGGACTGGTACGATGGTTCCATATGCAGTACGCCGGACGCGATCGCATCTCAGGCGCTTCAACAAACTCTACGAAGATATCAAAGCTGGCAAAATTGACAGTGGTTGGCTCAGCAAAGTAGAAGCCATTGATAACATTTTCCCCAATATTAACTATCAAGTTTATCAGCCATTGTAA
- a CDS encoding cyanoexosortase A system-associated protein codes for MIIPNKIRIFILAVTFSGIVLTSIEFFVAPSLGKRIQFDFPSQIPLPGWQLTESNLINNKSQDNYQYVSGKFYKYQQNQYTIDIEMRYLVHTNGSIPDLIKIYTFIEPSSNLISLNTSKIKNVGFHNLFVSQGRAYLNACINPRGGSTVTNQQFAENRRNYDLKFSRLLPWLIGKENLRDWRCLWVNMSVPLDNSSPQEAYRILEKAWIYWYQWWSTRFPKP; via the coding sequence ATGATTATTCCTAATAAAATCCGCATCTTTATTTTAGCTGTAACGTTCAGTGGAATTGTTCTTACATCGATCGAATTTTTTGTTGCTCCCTCTTTAGGTAAAAGGATACAATTTGATTTCCCTTCCCAAATTCCTTTACCAGGATGGCAACTTACCGAAAGTAATCTCATCAATAATAAGAGTCAAGATAATTACCAATATGTAAGCGGAAAATTCTATAAATATCAACAGAATCAATATACTATCGATATAGAGATGCGCTATTTAGTACATACAAATGGTAGCATTCCAGACCTAATAAAAATTTACACCTTTATCGAACCATCTTCTAATCTAATATCGCTAAACACGAGTAAAATAAAAAATGTAGGCTTTCACAATCTGTTTGTAAGCCAAGGAAGAGCTTATTTGAATGCTTGTATTAATCCTAGAGGAGGTAGTACTGTTACTAATCAACAGTTTGCTGAAAATCGTCGTAATTATGACTTAAAATTTAGTCGTTTACTTCCTTGGCTAATCGGTAAAGAAAACCTCCGGGATTGGCGTTGTCTTTGGGTAAATATGTCTGTTCCTTTAGATAATTCTTCTCCTCAAGAAGCATACCGCATATTAGAAAAAGCATGGATTTATTGGTATCAATGGTGGAGTACTCGTTTCCCCAAGCCTTGA